Genomic DNA from Phyllostomus discolor isolate MPI-MPIP mPhyDis1 chromosome 12, mPhyDis1.pri.v3, whole genome shotgun sequence:
TTTGTGTATCTTTTACAAAGGTATTTGCTTGTGGTTTCCAAATAACTTAGATGAAAGAGGTTCTTTACTCAACACTATTTTCTCTTGATGTCAACTTTTGCATACAAAAATAATACCCTTTGACTCTTCACCACACCACCCCTTTAtatgtttttgatgtcacaaATTCTTATCGTTTATATTGTATATCGCTTAAGGTGTAAAACGTTAGCTTTGTGTTTCTACTAGTTTTGATTTTTCATGTTTACAATAATGTTTAGTAATGTGTATTCCACCAATGTAGTGTTGAAATATTGTGAATTTGTTTCTGCTCTCAGGTGTAGCAATGAGTTTTATACATCTTTTATGTATTCATGTTTCtgttaagaattatttatttatttatttataattgttgttcaagtgtagttttctgcctttttctgttAAGTATTCTTTCATTTCACCTTGAAGATCTTTGGCATTTCCTATGAGTCAAGTTAGTGACAATAAACTccttagcttttgttttgttaagtctgttttatttctgaagaACAGTTTTTCTCAGTAAATACTATTGGTTTGAAGATTTCAGTTTATTTAGGGTTTTCAACAGATCATTTGATTGTCTTCTAGCCTTCAACTCTTAGGGGAATTTACTTTATAGCATTATGGGTATGCTCTTTCTGtgagaaatgtttctgtttttttggtgctttcaagattttctttgcttcgaatttttgacatttaaaaaaatttttaaaagattttatttatttatttttagagagggaagggagggagaaagagagagagagaaacatcaatgtatggttgctgggggtcatggcctgcaacccaggcatgtaccctgactgggaatcgaacctgcgatacttactgttcatattttttacctctttttttaattagtccctttaacatttcatgtaataagggcttggtgatgatgaactcctttaacctgaccttatctgcgaagcactttatctgcccttccattctaaatgatagctttgctggatagagtaatattggatgtaggtctttacctttcatgacttcaaatacttctttcttgtgaggtgtttttttttttttttttgacaaatcagctgatagtcttatgggtatgcctttgtaggtaactctctcctgtcctcttgctgcttttaagattctgtctaagtttaatcttgggtaacttgatgatgtgccttggtgtgttcctctttgggtccaactttttgggactctgagcttcctggacttcctggaagtctatttccttcaccagataggctaagttttccttcatcatttgttcaaataagttttcaatttcttgctgttgttcttcaccttctggcacccatacaatttggatattggaacatttcaggttgtcccagaggttcctaagcctgtcaacatttttttgaattcttgtttcttcattctgttctggttggatgtatatttcttcctgttgtttcAAATGGtcgctttgagtcctggttttcttcctgtcactgttgattccctcaatatttttgctttatttcatttcgggtatctttcatttctttttgtattttttgaccATGcccaatcagttctgtgagcatgtTGATTACTAGAGCTTTAAATTCTCCGCCAGATACATTGGCTATCTCATCACTTAGCCTTATTTCTGAAGCTTTCCTCTGTTCTCACTTGGACTACATTTGTTTGTGTTGGCTCACTGGTCTGGTGGTTCtggctgtttctttaattccttggttgttggagcttcatgcagtttgattttctggcacttctggttgtttattgattttagattggttgttatcctctttttggtttTACAAGGaggtgaagggtttctacctacacctccatcttagccagaactccGTATTTTGGGCATTTTTTGGGcatcacattttttaatgtgatgtgtcttggtgaggCCCACTTCCATTAAATTGTACAGGGACCAGTGAGAAACCATAAACTTGATTATTCTCATGTTTTTTCAGATTTGGGAAGTcagtttttagaatatatttttataaactttctacctatttttttccttttctcacattTTTCCTTCAATGTTCCAGGGACTCCTGTGGTTCTAAATAGCAAAGTTTCTTGGGGATTTTCTCCAAATAGATCACTAGGGTCAGTGCTACCACAAGCATGGTAGCTGACAGAGTTAACTTTGACCCTTGTCTTCTGTGTTTCACCATCTGTACATAGCTTTGCTCAGCCAgtctttttattcaatatttctgAGTAGTTCTCTAGTAGTAGTAGTTTTTGGCTTTTCTGCTTTGCTGTGTGCCTTAATGAAACTCTTATTCCCTCCAGGACTGTTTTTGTTCATGGATAGCTGTGTACTTGTTTATGGAATGTGGAGATATCCTCCTGGCCCCCAGTTTGCTATTCACAAAGATCTTTTTGCTGGGTCTGTTTTGTGCTGTCTTGTTCTATTATAGTTACTTACCTTCTATCTCTTCAGTTTCTGTCTTAGGATTTCTTGTTCCGAGTCCCATGAATGGCTCAACTGAGAGTTAAGAGAAAGAGTCATTTGTGCATCACAGGAGGGGCGTGACTCCATGCATGGCTGTGTGGGCTCAGAAGGGGTTGTGACTTGGAATAGCAATTAGTGAGGCCTTTATGCCTGGGCTTTATTAAAGTTATACCTAGGAACCCATTTATTTAACAGTATGTTGGTACCATTTTTGGTCCCACAGCTTAACCTTTTTGTCTGTACTGTTGATCCTTTTCCAACTACTCAATTCTAATAGTTATCATTTCTCCTAGGATTCACAGCCTGTGAATAATCTCCATTTTTCTAAACCATTCACCTCAACCATTTCACTCATACATCTGTGGTTACTACCTTGCACACTTGATCCATGCTTGCAGAGCCTAGCAATGTGCacatattctctctttttaagcattatttttttttattttcaccggtcattatgttaattgattttagaaagtagaagaaatatggagagagatgtgagagaaacatcaattgtttttttcttgcatgtaccctgacgggaCAGGGGTAGAACccgcaacttaggtatgtgctcttataaggaatcaaacctgcaaacttttagttcatgggacaatgttccaaccaagtAAGGCACAACAGTTAGGACTCACGTATTTTTACATTGACCTTGAAATCATGTGCTGTGTTACAACTGATTTTTATGGGTTTGGACACATTCAACTTCTTCTACACAGACTCCCATCACCAGAAGGAAAGGTCCTTCAGGAAGCCATTTGTGGAGGAACAACAAGTAGGCCCTgcctctcttctttattttttattctatgctTGTGTCTCTTTTGGTGAGATTGCCAACATTTACTGACCTTTGGTGCCAATAAGTAATAACTGCCATTTCCACAAAGTCTAACTCTTTGTCTTGAAAAATCAGTCCATAGAATCATGCCTAGCTTTGCAAAATGGACTTTCCTGTTGGGAATATTCTTTTTCTACTAAGTCAACATCAAAttcattagtgtttgtttttgttcaggtTGCTGCTGTGGAGCAGCAGATGTGGAGGCTCCCACTGACCAGAACCTTTCTGTTAGAGTGGCCCAAGCAAAGGATCCCAAGGCAGCTTTGTCTCCCAAGAAGAGCCACCCCTGTGACAGTTGTGGGTGTGTCTTGAGAAAAATTTTTCTCTTGGTTGACCAGCAGGGAACTCAACAGAGACAGAAACTGCTGAGGTGTGGAGCATGtgcaaaacaattttgtttcatTGCAAAGCATCACCAGCACCAGGAGCAGCACTTGAGACAGAAGTCTTTTGTAGAAGGTGTGGACAAGGCCTCACTTGTGAAGGGCTGCAATTTCAATGTGTCTGAAAAGACGTTTTCCTTCCAGGAGCTTGAGCAGATCAATTTTACTGATTCAGAAAATATCCAAAAACAAGCTACTAACAGcagggaaagaggaaatgaaatgtcAACATCTGGGGAGgattttcaaaggagaaaaatttaTCACACAAGAAAAGAATGTAAGAAAGTCATTGGCTGCAAACACACACTTCTTCCAGACCAAGCAGTCCAAACTGGAAGACGATGTTTTGCGTGCCATGAatgtgaaaaatgttttctaggaATCTCTGGTCTTCGTTATCATCAGAAAGTTCACACAGGGGAAAAGCCATATGAATGCAGTGAATGTAGGAAATCCTTTACTAGTGGCTCTGCCCTTCGGAAACATcacagagttcacactggagaaaggccttatgagtgcagtgaatgtgggaaatcttttaccagtGGCTCTACCCTCTGttatcatcagagagttcatTCTGGAGAAAGGCCTTACGAGTGCGGTGAATGTGGCAAATCTTTTACTAGTAATTCTGACCTTCGTAAACATTACAGAGTTCATACTGGAGAAAGGACTTTTCAGTGtgatgaatgtgggaaatcttttactaGTAATTCTGCCCTCCATAAACATCacagaattcatactggagaaaggccttatgagtgtggTGAATGTAGAAAATCTTTTAGTAGTAATTCTGACCTCCGTAACCATCGCTTAGTTCACAGTGGAGAAAGGCCTTTTcagtgtggtgaatgtgggaaatcttttactaGTAATTCTAACCTCCATAAACATCACagagttcacacaggagaaaggccttttATGTGTGgcgaatgtgggaaatcttttatcagtggctctggcctccATAAacaccagagagttcacactggagaaaggccttataagTGTGGTACATGTGGGAAATGTTTTACCACTAGCTCTGACCTACTCTATcaccagagagttcacactggagaaaggccttatgagtgccatatatgtgggaaatcttttacctggggctctgccctccgtaaacatcagagaattcacactggagaaaggccttatgagtgcagtgaatgtgggaaatcttttactaGTAGTTCTGCCCTCCGTAAACATCACaaaattcacactggagaaaggccttatgaatgcagtgaatgtgggaaattctTTATCAGTAGCTCTGCCCTGTATACTCATCACAAAGTTcatactggagaaaggccttatgagtgcagagaatgtgggaaatcttttactaGTAATTCTGACCTCCGTAAACATGACATAGTTCACACTAGAGAAAGGCCTTTCCAgtgtagtgaatgtgggaaatcttttactaGCAATTCTGCCCTCTGCAAACATCACAGGGTTCACACTGGTGAAAGGCCTTTTCAGTGTGGTGAATGTAAGAAATCTTTTACCACTGGCTCTGGCCTCCATAAacaccagagagttcacactggagaaaggccttttgAATGTGGTACGTGTGGGAAATGTTTTACCACTAGCTCTGACCTACTttatcatcagagagttcacactggagaaaggccttatgagtgccaTGTATGTGGGAAATCATTTACCTGGAGCTCTGACCTCCGTAaacatcagagagttcacactggagaaagaccTTATGAGTGTGGTGAATGTCGGAAATATTTTACCAGTCGTTCTGCCCTCTGttatcatcagagagttcacaaaggggaaaggccttatgagtgcagtgaatgtgggaaatcttttaccagtaGTTCTGCCCTGTGttatcatcagagagttcataAAGGTGAAAGGCCTTAtaagtgcagtgaatgtgggaaatctttcacCAATAGTTCTGCACTCCATAagcatcagagagttcacactggagaaaggccttatgagtgcagtgattGTGGGAAATCCTATATCAGTAGCTCTGCCTTGTATAATCATGGTAAAGTCCATACTGGAGAAAGCCCATATgagtgtggtgaatgtgggaaatcttttactaGTAGTTCTGACCTATGTAAACATCACATGGTTcatactggagaaaggccttttcAGTGTGGTGAATGTGGCAAATCTTTTGCCAGTAGCTCTGACCTCAGAAAACATcacagagttcacactggagaaaggccttatgagtgcagtaaATGTGGGAAATCTTATTTCAGTAGCTCTGCCCTCTCTTATCATCAGAGGAGTcatactggagaaaggccttatgagtgtggtgaatgtggaaaatcttttacTAGTAATTCTGCCCTGTGTTATCATcacagagttcacactggagaaaggccttatgagggCAGTGAGTGTTAGAAAACATCTGTGACATTCACTTTCATTGTCATCAGAGAGTTTACTTAGTAGAATGGCCTATGGCTACAGggaatgagaattttttttaccaGTGACCTTTGTTATCATCAGAGTTTGCCCAGGGGAATGGCCTTATGCCTGCAATGAATGTGAAAATTCTTTACCAGGAGCTGTGGCTGTCATTGTCCTCAGTTCACAATGATTAATTGTTATAATTTAAGGTAATTtgggaaatcttttattttctagccATTTTTTCTGTTATCTGAGAACTAACACAGGAAAAAGGATTTATGTATGCTGACAAtataagcaattttttttcttgtagtacTAAGCTCTATTATATTCAGAGATTTCACTCTGGTAAAAGGCCTTTTGAGTGCAATGGATATGGGAAATGCTTCTTCTATCCATTCTGTTATCAGGGAGTTCACACTGGAGATAGGCCTTATGTGgacataaaatataagaaatctcTTATCTCATAGTCATCACCATCTTAAACACACTTCACACTGGTTAAAGGCTTTGAGTGTGAAGTGAATGTAGGAAATCTTTACCACCAAATCTATACCTTTTTTACCTTGGAAATTTCTCAGTGTAAATGGATCGatttaagaaatgttttgttatttttagtatAATGACACTGAAGAAACCTTGCTGAGGAAACATCTGACTTTAATGTTTTACCAATGTTCTCAGAGTGGGCCTGTGTCATAAGtttaatgtttatgttttgaagaacttaaaaatgcattattaaacTACTGGTGTCTTTATGGACTCTTTGGGGACCTTATTTTTtgtcctcactcaaggacattttattttactgcttttaGAGAACAACAGGATGAACAACAGGAGGGGAGGgtgagacacattgattggttgcctgccaGGACCAGGGTCTCAAGTGGCTGGTATGGGTATCACATTCCTAag
This window encodes:
- the LOC114511578 gene encoding zinc finger protein 418-like, giving the protein MLPGSEAPGRRQELSLPGTPALRAAGAPPGPQSRMAEAGWRHLAEVRVTFEDVAVYFSRTEWSLLDAAERRLYLHVMLENFGLISSLGCCCGAADVEAPTDQNLSVRVAQAKDPKAALSPKKSHPCDSCGCVLRKIFLLVDQQGTQQRQKLLRCGACAKQFCFIAKHHQHQEQHLRQKSFVEGVDKASLVKGCNFNVSEKTFSFQELEQINFTDSENIQKQATNSRERGNEMSTSGEDFQRRKIYHTRKECKKVIGCKHTLLPDQAVQTGRRCFACHECEKCFLGISGLRYHQKVHTGEKPYECSECRKSFTSGSALRKHHRVHTGERPYECSECGKSFTSGSTLCYHQRVHSGERPYECGECGKSFTSNSDLRKHYRVHTGERTFQCDECGKSFTSNSALHKHHRIHTGERPYECGECRKSFSSNSDLRNHRLVHSGERPFQCGECGKSFTSNSNLHKHHRVHTGERPFMCGECGKSFISGSGLHKHQRVHTGERPYKCGTCGKCFTTSSDLLYHQRVHTGERPYECHICGKSFTWGSALRKHQRIHTGERPYECSECGKSFTSSSALRKHHKIHTGERPYECSECGKFFISSSALYTHHKVHTGERPYECRECGKSFTSNSDLRKHDIVHTRERPFQCSECGKSFTSNSALCKHHRVHTGERPFQCGECKKSFTTGSGLHKHQRVHTGERPFECGTCGKCFTTSSDLLYHQRVHTGERPYECHVCGKSFTWSSDLRKHQRVHTGERPYECGECRKYFTSRSALCYHQRVHKGERPYECSECGKSFTSSSALCYHQRVHKGERPYKCSECGKSFTNSSALHKHQRVHTGERPYECSDCGKSYISSSALYNHGKVHTGESPYECGECGKSFTSSSDLCKHHMVHTGERPFQCGECGKSFASSSDLRKHHRVHTGERPYECSKCGKSYFSSSALSYHQRSHTGERPYECGECGKSFTSNSALCYHHRVHTGERPYEGSEC